DNA from Triplophysa dalaica isolate WHDGS20190420 chromosome 9, ASM1584641v1, whole genome shotgun sequence:
ACCCAGAGTGTTCATGTAACTGGTAAAGAAAACTTCCAGTCCAAGTTGCTGTCATTCTTAGCAAATGAAGGGAAGACACTAGCTGATGTCACAGGCTTACTTACCTCTGTTTCTGCTCCACCCACTGCTCCAGACCTGAACACAAAGCTGGTAAATGCCATCTCCTCACTAGTTGAAAAATGCCAAGCCACGCCTGTAGATGGACAAGGCTATCGCAAACTACGCATGTTCTCAGGTATGAAACCCACTCCACATGGAGAAGAGGAGTATGACGCCTGGGCGGAACAGACCACCCACATGTTGGACGAATGGCAGTGTTCTGATGTTGTCAAGAGACAGAGAGTAGCTGAGagtcttaaaggggcagcagcagATATTGTCCGAGGTTTGAGAGTCACTAATCCCCAGGCCACTGCCAATGACTATCTTAAAGCCCTTGAAACAGCTTTTGGAACCACAGACAGTGCAGCTGATCTCATGGTAAGGTTTCGTAATACATTCCAGCAAGAAGGTGAGAAATTATCAGCCTACTTACTCAGACTAGACAAGCTATTGCATGCAGTCCATCGTAAAGGTGGAATTGAAGTGATTGACATGAACCGAGCGCGCATTGATCAAGTTGCTAGAGGCTCCCTGGCCCATGACCTCGTAGCCCTTCGCATAAGACTCACTTACAAACTTAAGCCTCCTCCCAGTTTTACTGATTTGCTTCGGGATGTAAGAGAAGAAGAGGAGATGATCCTTGAAAGACCGATTGTAAAGAAGGGTGCGTCTTTAGCTATTGGTAGACGTGCAGAGTGTGCTACAGCCTCAGTTGTACATGTATTGCCAGAGCCTGCGCTAGTCCCTGACGTAGCAGAGAAAGATCCTGCAATAGAGAGTCTAAGGAAAGAATTTCAAGGTCTCAAGACTGATGTTGCACGCCTTCTTTCTGCCTCTGTGACTGCATCAACAAGTGTGTCACAGCAAGTAGACCAGAACCCCAGCCAGAAAGTTACTGGAAATTCATATGCACGTGTGAAGGAGAGGGCTCCCAAACCTCAGTATCGTGCGGATGTCTTTTGCTACAGATGTGGTGAAGATGGTCATTTCCAGCGGGAGTGTCAAAACCCAGAAAATCTCAGAAAAGTGAACAAGCGTCTCTTGAAAGTAAGACCGCCGACGGGAAACATTCCAGGGGCTCAGTAGAGGAACGGCCTGATGCTCCGGAGAAGATACGTTCCACAAGGTGTCACACGCTACCAGAAAAGAAGGTTAACTTGCCAGAGGGTTTAGTTGGACCTAGCTCTATTGTCTCAGTACAAATTGAGGGCATTTACGCCAAAGCGTTACTTGATAGCGGGTCTCAAGTTACCCTACTGTATCGCTCCTTTTATGACAAGTATCTGAAGCACCTGCCTTTGACCCCTATTGAGTGCCTGGAGATTTGGGGCCTCAGCGCAAAGGAGTATCCATATAATGGTTATATGTGCTTGAAGCTTGAGTTTACTGGAGATGTAGTGGGAGTAGCTGAGACCGTAGAAACACTTGTGCTTGTGTGTCCAGATCCGGTCATGAAAGGGGATGTTTCCGTTGTGGTCGGCACGAACACCTCTATAGTTCGAAGACTGTTCCATTCATGCAAAACACATGGAGGAGACCATTTTCTTAACACCCTGGCTGTTCATCCAGTAATAAAAGAAGCTTATGAAAAGTTTCAGGAAACTCCTGACAacacagctgaaaaaaaaaggaACAGTCTGGTTCACACGAGACAAGCCTTACACTCTGCCACCTGGCGGCGTTGCAACTGTTGTTGGTATTCCAAAGTTTCCTGGAGGTCTCTCTAGCCAAGCTGTTCTTATAGACCGTCCGGAGGAGGATTGTTTTCCTGAAGAGCTTCTGGTCATGCCGGTTGTTGAAAAGTCCACTGCTGTCCACTGTCGCCGCATCACAGTCACCATGAGAAATGTGTCCAGTCATAATGTGACATTGAAACGTGGAGTTCCTATTGCTCATCTATTCCCAGTGGATGTAATACATACAGTTCTTGAAAAGGAGGGCCCTAAGCTGTCAACACCTCAATTGTCACCATCCTCTTTCAACTTTGGTGATTCTTCTCTGCCACCTGAGTGGAAGGATCGACTGTGTCAAAAGATGATGGAGAGAAAAGAGGTCTTCTCCTGCAGTGAGTTTGATGTGGGTTGTGCAAAGAGCACACAACACAGCATGCGGGTGACAGATGATAGACCTTTCAGAGAACGTTCTAGACGTTTACCACCAGGAGATTTGGAGGATGTGAGGAAGCATCTGAATGATCTCAAAGAGGCTGGAATCATTTCAGACTCCAGGAGTCCCTATGCTTCTCCAATAGTTGTGGTTCGCAAGAAAAACGGCACCATACGAATGTGTGTGGACTATAGGACGTTAAACAGGAGAACGATTACGGACCAGTATACAGTCCCTGTTGTAGAAGATGCTTTTTCCTGCCTGGGTGGAAGCCAGTGGTTCAGTGTGCTAGACCTCAGAAGCGGCTATTATCAGATCCCTTTAGCTGCTGTTGATAAAGAGAAGACAGCCTTCACTTGCCCAGCAGGGTTTTATCAGTTTGAGCGGATGCCGCAGGGGATTTGTGGGGCCCCGGCCACATTTCAACGAATTATGGAAAGGACTGTTGGTGATATGAACCTACTGGAAGTGCTGGTGTATCTGGATGACGTTATCGTTTTTGGAAGAACATTAGAGGAACACGAACAGCGCCTTCTTAAAGTCCTTGACAGATTGAAGGAGGAAGGATTAAAGATATCATTGGATAAATGTCAGTTCTGCTGCCCCTCTGTTACATACCTTGGTCACATTGAGTCTAGAAATGGCATTGCTACAGACCCTGCAAAGATTGAGGCTGTGAGATCATGGCCACGCCCAGAAAACATCACTGCTCTTCGTTCCTTCCTTGGCTTCTGTGGATATTACAGACGTTTTGTAAAGGATTTCTCCAGAGTCTGTTATCCACTCAACCAGTTGCTTCAGGGCTGCATTGTGGCTTGAAAAACAGGTAAAGGGGCAAAGAAAAATAAGGACATCAAAGAGCAGAGGAAAGCACAAGCAGGCATAGCAACAAAAGATTGGTACCATCCTTCTGAGACTTTTGGGACTAGGTGGGATAAAGACTGTTAGAAAGCATTTGAGGCTTTAAAGAGAAGTCTTACAGAGGCGCCTGTGCTGGCAATTGCCAACCCAAAACTGTCATATGTGCTTCATGTTGATGCGAGCAGAAAAGGATTGGGAGGTGTCCTCTATCAGGATCAGGGAGAAGGTTTGCGCCCAGTTGCTTTTGTCAGCAGAAGCCTATCTCCAGCAGAAAAGAATTATCCGACGCATTAGCTCGAGTTTCTGGCTTTGAAATGGGCTGTTGTCAACAAATTGCATGATTACCTCTATGGAGTCAAGTTTGAGGTCCACACGGATAACAATCCTTTAACTTATGTCTTAACTACAGCTAAACTGGACGCAACAGGGCATCGTTGTTTGGAGGAACTGTCAACATATGATTTTAGTCTGAAGTATCGGCCTGGAAAACAGAACGTGGATGCGGATGCATTGTCACGGCGTCCTCATGCAAACCACAATGCTTCCTATGAGGAGAAGAAAACCCTGATGGCCACCACAGTCCAAGCTGTCTGTCACCTGTCCAAAGTCAGAGTACCTCACTGTCGCCGGGGTAGAGCTGTAGATCTCATGGGTGCATCCAAAGGTGCGGTGCCCAGAGCCTATTGCAACTTGTCCTTTCTGAACACTCAGCAGTTGCCCAAATTGAGCACAGCAGAAATCTCAAATGCACAGCAGAAAGACCCATGCATTGGAGAAGTGTGGCGTGCTATCATTCAGAAAAGTGCCACCCACGCCAACAAAGAGAAACATCCTGATGTGTCATTGTTGTTAAAAGAGTGGGATAAGCTAACAGTCAAAGACTCTGGGTTGTATAGAATAAGCCATCCACCAAACAAACCAGCTCGGCAACAGCTGTTGCTTCCACAGGAGTTCAGAACAACTGTGCTACAGCCGTTGCATGACCAATCGGGCCATTTGGGGTTCGACAAGACATACGGCCTGATACGAGAGAGGTTTTACTGGCCTCGCATGAAAGTTCAGGTTGAACGGTACTGTAAGAGCTGTCCAAGGTGTATTCAGAGGAAGACGCTGCCTAAAAGAGTTGCTGAGTTGTCACATATTAACAGTGATGGACCGATGGATCTCGTCTGTATGGATTTTCTGACGATTGAGCCTGACTCCAGAAATATCTGCAATGTGCTCGTAGTTACAGATCATTACACAAGATATGCTCAAGCTTTTCAACTAAGGATCAAAAGGCATCGACTGTCGCTAAGGTGCTATGGGAACAGTACTTTGTCCACTATGGTTTGCCAAGAAGGATGCACTCAGATCAGGGCAGGGATTTCGAGAGTCGCCTTATCCATGAACTGTTGAGTATGCTTGGCATAAAGAAATCCAGGACCACTCCCTACCACCCTCAGGGTGACCCACAGCCTGAGCGTTTTAACAGAACTCTTCTCGACATGCTTGGGACTTTGGAAACACAAGACAAAAGTAAATGGAGTAAACACCTCAGCCATCTTGTACATGCATAGAACTGCACAGTGAATGAGTCAACAGGCTATTCTCCATATTTTCTAATGTTTGGACGAGAAGCCAGGCTGCCAGTAGATGTGACATTCGGGGTCTCAAGTGATGGCACCTCCACAAAATCCTACTTGAGGTATGTCAGAGACATGAAACGTGAGCTTCAAGCTGCCCATCAATTGGCTGGGAGGATGGCAGAGAAGAAAAATGAAGGGAACAAGCAACGCTATGATCAGAGAGTTCGTTTCTGTCCATTAGATTCAGGGGACAGAGTCTTGATCAGAAACCTGGGTTTACAAGGGAAGCACAAGCTTGCTGATCGGTGGAAGGATACTCCTTACATTGTGGAGAGTCAACTGCCTGGTTTGCCCGTATTCAAGCTGAAGCCAGAGAGTGGACATGGCTCTGAAAAGATACTGCACCGCAATCACATTCTGCCGATCGGACGGGAAGTGCAGCTGCGGCCTCAGATGAATAAGGAGCCTTCGAAACGAAGGAGAGCCAGCAGGCGgctcaaagaaaaaaataaagagaactaTGATACTCCTTGCTTACCAGAGCCTGAACAGGATGATAAGATGGAGGTAGCATCTGATTCCGAAGATGAGATGGGGGTATGGCATGACTATCATTTACCACGAGAGTTGCTAGGACCAGAATCTCAAAACATTGATCACTTTGAGCcttttaatctggatttggaCCTGGCTGGTTTGATAAGTAACTCAGAAATGAATGAGACAGCTGAAGAACCTGCTGCAGTGGAGGATAATGACCATTTGGTTCAAAATGTGACTGCAGAAGTTGTGAAACGACAAAGAGACACTGAAATACAGACGTCAGACGAAATAGCTGAGAGACTAAATAGTATAACAGAAAGCCCTGACAAGACAACTCGACCTCAGAGACTAAAGAAAGTTCCAACCAGACTAATTTATGACTGTCTAGGGACACCAACGGCAGTAGCCGTTGGTACACATAGTGCTACCGTAGTTGAGATTGATGACAAGAAAGATTCTTTAGTCCTATCTCCTATTAAGAgatataaaagttatttttacaaGTGGATAGGTTAAGGGGATTGTTAATAATCTTCCTAACACGATCTGTTAagaaaatttgtttattttcttgaaTGTGCTATACGGTGTTAGACATGTCATGAGGGCAtgaccattttttttttgtgggggGAGAATGTAGCACCCTGTTaaatttatatgttattttgtgttctgttatcAGAATTGCAATATATCCTGAAATATGCGCCAGTTTAATTGTCCCTggtgtgtaatacatttttgtattaatacgTGTTAATGCGGTTATAATGTGGAGGTGTTGAAATATCCTCGGTTGTGAGTAACCTTTGAAccctttgtcattttattttgtattgggTGTCTGGGTGTCAGTTCTGTTTGTTATCCAATCAGTGCCATCTAGAGAGCAGTTGGGAAATCAATCGGGTTGTTTAGGGGGCGGGACTAAAAAAAAATAGAGCGAGACTAAAACCGAGGGTGACAACGAAAAAAGAACCGGAGGGACATTTAAGAGCAAAAGTTAGTTCTAAGTTCTGTATGATTGATATATTACTGGTAATCAAAGTTAAGAGCCTGGGGGggatttttcttgtttttttgtctttttgtaacCCTACTAAAACGGGAGATTGAGCGTTGTGTTGGAGCTGGTTAAGTGTGTAACAGAGATTCTACTGAACTGCTAATGCATAGCCATGTGCGAACTGCTAATACATAGCCATGTGCGAACTGCTACTATATAGCCAGAAACCCACTTTGCCACTGAGTTTCTGAGTGAGTATGAACATTGTGAACTAAAATGGAATTGACATTTTTGAACAAGATACAGTTAAGCTCATTCGATTTTTGTGAACTTTTGGCTAGTGTGCGTCAGATGCTGCCACACATGTTGCTGCAATAGATGTGCTCGGGATTCGTGCTGCAGGCCGGAGGTGTCGCGTTTGCATATAGACAGACGGAACTTCAGGACGGGTTTTCACATTGAGTATCTCACCATTGGACGGAACGGGTTGAACAGACGGTCACTATAATCTTTCTGTTACCGAGGAATCGTGAGTACAGACAATATTATTTGGAAAATTTTAACTGAGCTCCAACAAGCGCGCCAACGTTGTGGTACCACAAAACTGAGAcataaaagtagaaaaaaaaaccCGGGGTATGGTTCATTGTTATTTACTTTGAAACATTGggacattttaaaaggttaactCACCtggttctgaaaataaatgtaaaaatatataaaacctttGTGGTCTGATATTTAAGTGTGTGCGTTTGAAAGGTGATTGTTGTAATTTGTATTTCATGTTTGCAAATAATGGTTAGAGTGGTTAAGTATATGTGCATGGGAGTTTTATGCTCACAGtgggaaaaacaaaaacaaatgaacacagTATAGCTATATTTAAGCTAACCAGGCTTCTCTACCCTCTAGTCAGAGTCGCATGCTCGAAGTTTAGTTGCTGTGAAATCCTGATTTCAAATTCTAGTAACCTCTCTCCAATTCATTTCCCATGCACATGATAACTCCTTAAAGTAAAAGAGGAATTGTGTAGGGGGGTTACACAAGTGTCTttcagcgatctacgggtatcttcgcccattcatcatgggcaaaagcctccagttcagtcacattcttaggcttgcgcactgcaactgctttctttaagtcccaccagaggttctcaatcggatttaagtctggtgactgcgatggccacttcaaattgttccagcctttaatctgcaaccatgctctagtggacttggaggtatgcttgggatcattgtcctgttgaaaggtccaacgtcttccaagcctcaggtttgtgacggactgcatcacattgtcatccaatatctcctggtactgaagagaattcatggtaccttgcacacgctgaagcttcccagtatctgcagaagcaaaacagccccaaagcatgattgacccccccgccatgcttcacagtaggcaaggtgttcttttcttcataggccttgttcttcctcctccaaacatagcgttgatccatgggcccaaacagttctatttttgtttcatcagtccacagaacactatcccaaaacttctgtggtttgtccacatgacttttggcatactgcagtcgactcttcttattttttggggacagcaagggggtgcgcctgggagttctggcatggaggccttcattacacAGGGTGCGCcctattgtctgagcagaaacttcagtacccacatctgacaaatattttctcagttcctcagcagtcacacaggacttttctccactctacgcttcaggtagcgcacagcagtcgaagtcagcatcttctttctgccacgaccaggtagcgtttcaacagtgccctttgccttgaatttgcaaataatgcttcctatggtgtctcttggtatgtttaacatctttgcaatcttcttatagccattgcccttcctgtgaagagtaatcacctgttctcttgtcttcctggaccattctcttgacctcaccatgtttgtaaccacaccagtaaatgtctagaaggagctgagtatcacagtcattttaaagctgcctaattggtgcttattaggctttattgctgctccctgatatccacaggtgtttgcaatacctgattgaaaacacttcattgaacctctgttcttcagagtggtagtctttaaggggttgaataattatgtcaatgaagaattcacaaaagaaacatttactactgtattacaaaactaattgtgtaattagaaaacaatataaaagcaaaaaaaataattttaagtttagAAGCAGTTGAGTTCCCCATCACCTGCCTCACAGTGATTTGGCACACTGCCTGGTCTCCCCCAGAGCTATTTATAGAGAGAATCATGTCTTCtacgttgactccaatggatcagttttttcagtttcaatTGTTCCCAGAAGTTACAAGAAACGCATGGAACTGCGACTAGACagaccatccatccatccatccatccattttcatcCGCTTATCTGGGGCCGTGttgcgggggcagcagtctaagcagggatgcccagacttccctctccatagacacttcctccagctcttccgggggggacaccgaggcgttcctaggccagccgggagacatagtccctccagcgtgtcctaggtcttccccggggtctcctcc
Protein-coding regions in this window:
- the LOC130428121 gene encoding paraneoplastic antigen Ma1 homolog, with translation MTKTDIPEQLLAGDELGPWIVNVTETQSVHVTGKENFQSKLLSFLANEGKTLADVTGLLTSVSAPPTAPDLNTKLVNAISSLVEKCQATPVDGQGYRKLRMFSGMKPTPHGEEEYDAWAEQTTHMLDEWQCSDVVKRQRVAESLKGAAADIVRGLRVTNPQATANDYLKALETAFGTTDSAADLMVRFRNTFQQEGEKLSAYLLRLDKLLHAVHRKGGIEVIDMNRARIDQVARGSLAHDLVALRIRLTYKLKPPPSFTDLLRDVREEEEMILERPIVKKGASLAIGRRAECATASVVHVLPEPALVPDVAEKDPAIESLRKEFQGLKTDVARLLSASVTASTSVSQQVDQNPSQKVTGNSYARVKERAPKPQYRADVFCYRCGEDGHFQRECQNPENLRKVNKRLLKVRPPTGNIPGAQ